Proteins from a genomic interval of Arachis hypogaea cultivar Tifrunner chromosome 10, arahy.Tifrunner.gnm2.J5K5, whole genome shotgun sequence:
- the LOC112715356 gene encoding ABC transporter F family member 4, with product MVRKKSEDAGPSAKTKASSKDAPKKEKISISAMLASMDEKPDKPKKPSSTKPKAKAAPKPSAYTDGIDLPPSDEDEDEALLEEEEENASKRHQRSELKALEVSTTDKELKKREKKDILAAHAVEQAKKEALKDDHDAFTVVIGSRTSVLDGDDDADANVKDITIENFSVSARGKELLKNASVKISHGKRYGLVGPNGKGKSTLLKLLAWRKIPVPKNIDVLLVEQEVVGDDKTALEAVVSANEELVKVRQEVASLQNATSAEGSVEKDNSNEEDDAGEKLAELYEKLQLMGSDAAEAQASKILAGLGFTKDMQGRPTKSFSGGWRMRISLARALFVQPTLLLLDEPTNHLDLRAVLWLEEYLCRWKKTLVVVSHDRDFLNTVCTEIIHLHDLKLHFYRGNFDDFESGYEQRRKEMNKKYEIYDKQLKAAKRSGNRAQQEKVKDRAKFVAAKEASKAKGKGKGKVDEDEAPPEVPQKWRDYSVEFHFPEPTELTPPLLQLIEVSFSYPNREDFRLSNVDVGIDMGTRVAIVGPNGAGKSTLLNLLAGDLVPTEGEVRRSQKLRIGRYSQHFVDLLTMDETPVQYLLRLHPDQEGLSKQEAVRAKLGKFGLPSHNHLTPIAKLSGGQKARVVFTSISMSRPHILLLDEPTNHLDMQSIDALADALDEFTGGVVLVSHDSRLISRVCEDEERSQIWVVEDGTVRTSVGTFDDYKNELMKEIKAEVDD from the coding sequence ATGGTTAGAAAAAAGTCAGAGGATGCAGGCCCATCTGCAAAGACGAAGGCAAGTAGCAAAGATGCCCCTAAGAAGGAAAAAATTTCCATCTCTGCCATGCTGGCCAGCATGGACGAAAAGCCTGATAAACCCAAAAAGCCCTCTTCCACTAAGCCCAAAGCAAAAGCTGCTCCAAAACCTTCTGCATATACTGATGGTATTGATCTTCCTCCATCCgacgaagatgaagatgaagctctcttggaggaggaggaagagaatgCTTCCAAACGGCATCAGAGGAGTGAATTGAAGGCACTTGAAGTATCAACCACAGACAAAGAGCTGAAGAAGCGTGAGAAGAAGGATATTTTAGCAGCTCATGCTGTTGAGCAGGCAAAGAAGGAAGCTCTTAAGGATGATCATGATGCTTTCACTGTGGTTATTGGAAGTCGGACTTCAGTGCTTGATGGAGACGATGATGCTGATGCTAATGTCAAAGATATAACAATAGAGAATTTTTCGGTGTCTGCTCGGGGTAAAGAACTTCTGAAGAATGCATCAGTGAAGATATCTCATGGGAAGAGGTATGGTTTGGTTGGACCCAATGGAAAGGGGAAGTCCACACTATTGAAGCTTCTTGCTTGGAGGAAGATACCAGTACCTAAGAATATTGATGTCCTTCTAGTTGAGCAGGAGGTAGTTGGTGATGACAAAACAGCTCTTGAAGCTGTTGTTTCAGCTAATGAAGAACTGGTTAAAGTTCGACAAGAAGTTGCTTCTCTGCAAAATGCAACTTCTGCCGAAGGAAGTGTTGAGAAAGATAATAGTAATGAGGAAGATGATGCAGGGGAGAAGCTAGCAGAGCTGTACGAGAAACTACAACTGATGGGTTCTGATGCTGCTGAAGCTCAAGCATCAAAGATTTTAGCGGGTTTGGGTTTTACGAAGGATATGCAGGGCCGACCAACAAAATCTTTCAGTGGTGGATGGAGAATGCGAATTTCTTTGGCTCGAGCACTTTTTGTGCAGCCTACTTTATTATTGCTTGATGAACCCACAAATCACCTTGACCTGAGAGCTGTTCTCTGGTTGGAAGAGTACCTGTGCCGTTGGAAGAAGACTTTGGTTGTTGTGTCACACGATAGGGATTTCCTCAATACAGTTTGCACTGAGATTATTCATCTTCATGACTTGAAACTCCATTTCTATCGTGGAAACTTTGATGACTTTGAGAGTGGGTATGAACAGCGTCGTAAAGAGATGAACAAGAAGTATGAGATTTATGACAAGCAACTGAAAGCTGCAAAAAGGAGTGGTAACCGAGCTCAGCAAGAAAAGGTGAAGGACCGAGCAAAGTTTGTGGCAGCTAAAGAAGCATCTAAAGCCAAGGGCAAGGGCAAGGGCAAGGTTGATGAAGATGAGGCCCCACCAGAGGTTCCACAGAAGTGGAGGGACTACAGTGTTGAGTTTCACTTTCCTGAACCTACTGAGCTCACACCTCCACTTCTTCAGCTTATTGAAGTGAGCTTCAGTTATCCGAATCGTGAGGATTTCAGACTGTCAAATGTTGATGTTGGCATTGATATGGGAACTCGTGTTGCCATTGTTGGGCCCAATGGAGCTGGAAAATCTACACTACTAAACCTTCTGGCGGGTGATTTGGTTCCAACTGAGGGTGAAGTTAGGAGGAGTCAGAAGTTGCGGATAGGAAGATACTCGCAACACTTTGTGGACCTTCTAACTATGGACGAAACCCCTGTTCAGTATCTTCTTCGTCTCCATCCAGACCAGGAGGGACTTAGCAAGCAAGAGGCTGTCCGTGCAAAACTCGGTAAGTTTGGGCTACCTAGTCATAACCATCTCACCCCTATTGCCAAACTATCAGGAGGGCAGAAGGCCAGGGTTGTCTTCACCTCAATATCCATGTCAAGACCCCATATTTTGTTGTTGGATGAACCCACTAATCATCTAGACATGCAAAGTATTGACGCATTGGCGGATGCACTAGACGAGTTCACTGGTGGAGTTGTTCTCGTTAGTCATGACTCGAGATTGATATCTCGTGTATGTGAGGATGAAGAGAGGAGTCAAATCTGGGTTGTCGAGGATGGTACTGTAAGGACTTCGGTTGGAACATTCGATGATTACAAGAACGAGTTGATGAAAGAAATCAAAGCTGAAGTTGATGACTGA